From Stenotrophomonas maltophilia, a single genomic window includes:
- a CDS encoding peptidylprolyl isomerase, with translation MPHRRRLALTALALACLLPTLASAATPYRSPQQILDASAASDWRTPDPANLLYMDLPAGRVIIELAPQFAPRHVANIQTFAHEHFWDGTSIYRSQDNFVVQFGDADADDAAKAKPFGSAARKLPAEFERASAGLKVSVLPDRDGWAAQTGFVDGFPVGQDPQAGKAWLAHCYGMLGAGRSNEEDSSIGAELYVVTGQSPRQLDRNITLVGRVLKGMELLSATPRGPAPMGFYTDPKLRTPIVSIRRASDVPVAERTPIQVLRTDSKTFAETVEARRNRVDDFYKRPAGHIDLCNIPVPVR, from the coding sequence ATGCCGCACCGTCGTCGCCTTGCCCTGACCGCCCTCGCCCTGGCCTGCCTGCTGCCCACCCTGGCCAGCGCGGCCACGCCCTACCGCAGCCCGCAGCAGATCCTCGACGCGTCGGCGGCCAGCGACTGGCGCACGCCGGACCCGGCCAACCTGCTCTACATGGACCTGCCGGCTGGCCGGGTGATCATCGAACTGGCGCCGCAGTTCGCCCCGCGCCATGTCGCCAACATCCAGACTTTCGCCCACGAGCACTTCTGGGACGGCACCAGCATCTACCGCTCGCAGGACAATTTCGTGGTGCAGTTCGGCGATGCCGATGCCGATGACGCGGCCAAGGCCAAGCCGTTCGGCAGCGCCGCACGCAAGCTGCCGGCCGAATTCGAACGCGCCAGCGCCGGCCTGAAGGTGAGTGTGTTGCCGGACCGCGATGGCTGGGCGGCGCAGACCGGCTTCGTTGACGGCTTCCCGGTCGGCCAGGATCCACAGGCCGGCAAGGCCTGGCTGGCGCACTGCTACGGCATGCTCGGCGCCGGCCGCAGCAACGAGGAAGACAGCAGCATCGGCGCCGAACTGTACGTGGTGACCGGGCAGTCGCCGCGCCAGCTGGACCGCAACATCACCCTGGTCGGCCGCGTGCTGAAGGGCATGGAGCTGCTCAGCGCGACCCCGCGCGGACCGGCACCGATGGGTTTCTACACCGACCCGAAGCTGCGTACGCCGATCGTGTCGATCCGCCGTGCCAGTGACGTGCCGGTGGCCGAGCGCACGCCGATACAGGTGCTGCGTACCGATTCGAAGACCTTCGCCGAAACGGTGGAGGCGCGACGCAATCGCGTGGATGATTTCTACAAGCGCCCGGCGGGGCATATCGATCTTTGCAATATTCCGGTGCCGGTGCGGTGA
- a CDS encoding GFA family protein, with the protein MEYQGSCHCGRIAFTVQAETPISDVIDCNCSMCRRRGGLLWFAPREAFQLTTAPADVATYHFNKAHIDHHHCRECGIAPYSEAVDPRTGAPMVAVNVRCVPQVDLATLAVMSYDGAAL; encoded by the coding sequence ATGGAATACCAGGGAAGCTGCCATTGCGGCAGGATCGCATTCACCGTACAGGCCGAAACGCCGATCAGCGATGTCATCGACTGCAACTGCTCGATGTGCCGACGCCGCGGCGGCCTGCTGTGGTTCGCTCCGCGCGAGGCGTTCCAGCTGACCACCGCCCCGGCCGACGTGGCCACCTACCACTTCAACAAGGCGCACATCGACCACCACCATTGCCGCGAATGCGGCATCGCGCCCTACAGCGAAGCGGTGGATCCGCGTACCGGCGCGCCGATGGTGGCGGTGAACGTGCGCTGCGTGCCGCAGGTGGACCTGGCCACGCTGGCGGTGATGTCCTACGACGGAGCTGCGCTTTGA
- a CDS encoding LysR substrate-binding domain-containing protein, protein MQLRPSLLPALAVFAVAARHQNFAQAAQELHLTASAVSHHVRRLEEVLETRLFLRHARGVRLTAEGRQLADAASAAFTDVAAVAHHLHPAADSVPLRIATLRSLSYCWLLPRLPRFTQAHPHIRIELHTGSGLDRYDDNGPEVGIRYGLGQWPGLRAQHLMDDYLFPVASPALAGVESLADPARIAGLPLLTDLSPQGWRDWFRHAGVRPPSPLPPMHTFADSTDAMRAAVYGMGAVLARTHIAQPYLQRYEVVRLPGPALKARYAYHVVHAEGQPPSQAARLFIDWLLEQAQDERTPIPALPDSLLGRPPTHA, encoded by the coding sequence ATGCAGCTACGCCCCTCCCTGCTCCCGGCGCTGGCCGTATTCGCGGTCGCCGCGCGCCACCAGAACTTCGCCCAGGCCGCGCAGGAACTACACCTGACCGCCAGCGCGGTCAGCCATCATGTGCGCCGCCTGGAGGAAGTGCTGGAGACGCGCCTGTTCCTGCGCCATGCGCGCGGAGTCCGGCTGACCGCCGAGGGCCGCCAGCTGGCCGACGCCGCCAGCGCCGCCTTCACCGATGTTGCCGCCGTCGCCCACCACCTGCATCCCGCTGCGGACAGCGTGCCGCTGCGGATCGCCACGCTGCGCTCGTTGTCGTACTGCTGGCTGCTGCCCCGGCTGCCGCGCTTCACCCAGGCCCACCCGCACATCCGCATCGAACTGCATACCGGCAGCGGGCTGGATCGCTACGATGACAACGGCCCGGAAGTCGGCATCCGTTATGGGCTGGGCCAGTGGCCCGGCCTGCGCGCGCAGCACCTGATGGACGACTACCTGTTCCCGGTGGCATCACCGGCGCTGGCCGGCGTTGAATCCCTGGCCGATCCGGCACGCATCGCCGGCCTGCCGCTGCTGACCGATCTGTCGCCGCAGGGTTGGCGCGACTGGTTCCGCCATGCCGGCGTGCGCCCGCCCTCGCCGCTGCCGCCGATGCATACCTTCGCCGACAGCACCGATGCGATGCGCGCCGCGGTGTACGGCATGGGCGCGGTGCTGGCGCGCACCCACATCGCCCAGCCCTACCTGCAGCGCTACGAGGTGGTGCGCCTGCCCGGACCGGCGCTGAAGGCGCGCTACGCGTATCACGTGGTGCACGCGGAAGGGCAACCGCCAAGCCAGGCCGCGCGCCTGTTCATCGACTGGTTGCTGGAGCAGGCGCAGGACGAACGCACGCCGATTCCCGCCTTGCCAGACAGCCTGCTGGGACGCCCACCCACGCACGCCTGA
- a CDS encoding DMT family transporter → MNAVPQAAERDWRTPLELTLLGAIWGCSFLFMRVAVPSFGPFALVEVRLVLGALVLLPFLWRARAQFPPRRWLWLAPIGLINSALPFVLFAYAAEQAPAAIGAICNAMTVLFAALIAFLFFGEKIGMRRAGALLVGFAGVVVLATAKVSGLSIGTAVIAGAAASLLYGLGVNLVKRHMTGLPSAAAAAATLSCASLWMLPMAVSHWPQAAIPLKAWGAAIALGVACTGLAFLMFYRLIGRIGPSRASTVTYLIPLFGAAFAWLFLGEAVTVQMLIAGALILGSVAVSQKG, encoded by the coding sequence ATGAACGCGGTGCCACAGGCGGCTGAGCGCGACTGGCGCACGCCGCTGGAATTGACCCTGCTGGGCGCCATCTGGGGTTGCTCGTTCCTGTTCATGCGGGTGGCGGTGCCGTCGTTCGGCCCGTTCGCCCTGGTCGAGGTGCGGCTGGTGTTGGGCGCGCTGGTGTTGCTGCCGTTCCTGTGGCGTGCCCGCGCGCAGTTTCCGCCGCGGCGCTGGCTGTGGCTGGCCCCGATCGGCCTGATCAACTCGGCGCTGCCGTTCGTGCTGTTCGCCTATGCCGCCGAACAGGCACCGGCTGCGATCGGTGCGATCTGCAATGCCATGACGGTGCTGTTCGCCGCGCTGATCGCCTTCCTGTTCTTCGGCGAGAAGATCGGCATGCGCCGTGCTGGCGCGCTGCTGGTCGGATTTGCCGGCGTGGTGGTGCTGGCCACGGCCAAGGTGTCGGGCCTGAGCATCGGCACCGCGGTGATCGCCGGCGCTGCGGCGTCGCTGCTGTACGGGTTGGGCGTAAACCTGGTGAAGCGGCACATGACCGGCCTGCCGTCGGCGGCCGCTGCTGCGGCGACGTTGTCGTGCGCTTCGCTGTGGATGCTGCCAATGGCGGTGAGCCACTGGCCGCAGGCGGCGATTCCGCTCAAGGCGTGGGGTGCGGCGATTGCCCTGGGCGTGGCCTGCACCGGCCTGGCGTTCCTGATGTTCTACCGCCTGATCGGTCGCATCGGCCCGTCGCGCGCATCGACGGTGACCTACCTGATTCCGCTGTTCGGCGCGGCGTTCGCGTGGTTGTTCCTGGGGGAGGCGGTGACGGTGCAGATGTTGATTGCCGGTGCGTTGATTCTGGGGAGCGTGGCGGTGAGCCAGAAGGGCTGA
- a CDS encoding DUF4349 domain-containing protein produces MPVLLLALAACAQSGQRAAEAGASAADAAIASPEGAFLAYEHDVQVQLDAAQIAPRIRQIAQACQSATFGDCAVLQVDQRSGEQPSGEVKVRIAPKGTEPLIAMAGEGGTLQARSTRAEDLAQQVADTALTRARLEKEHARLLSYQDRKDLKVEDLMAITTRLSEIEAGVEQANKEAAQQRRRIDTQLVTIHFDTTSGQRSRSEIGDALRESGSILNTSVAFLIRAAAALLPVGVLALIAAWGVRAWLRRRRRRKLPPTP; encoded by the coding sequence ATGCCGGTGCTGCTGCTGGCGCTGGCTGCCTGCGCCCAGAGTGGCCAGCGGGCGGCGGAAGCAGGCGCCAGTGCGGCCGACGCCGCCATTGCTTCGCCGGAAGGCGCGTTCCTTGCCTACGAGCATGACGTGCAGGTACAGCTGGACGCGGCGCAGATCGCGCCGCGCATCCGGCAGATCGCACAGGCCTGCCAGAGCGCGACGTTCGGCGACTGCGCGGTGCTGCAGGTCGACCAGCGCAGTGGCGAGCAGCCCAGTGGTGAGGTCAAGGTGCGTATCGCGCCCAAGGGGACCGAGCCGTTGATCGCCATGGCCGGCGAGGGTGGCACGCTGCAGGCGCGCAGTACGCGCGCCGAGGACCTCGCGCAGCAGGTGGCCGACACCGCACTGACCAGGGCGCGGCTGGAGAAGGAGCATGCGCGGCTGCTGTCCTACCAGGACCGCAAGGATCTGAAGGTCGAGGACCTGATGGCGATCACCACGCGCCTGTCGGAGATCGAGGCCGGCGTCGAGCAGGCCAACAAGGAAGCCGCACAGCAGCGCCGGCGCATCGATACCCAGCTGGTGACGATTCATTTCGACACCACCTCCGGCCAGCGCAGCCGCAGCGAGATCGGTGACGCACTGCGTGAATCGGGCAGCATCCTCAACACCAGCGTTGCGTTCCTGATCCGTGCCGCCGCCGCGTTGCTGCCGGTGGGCGTGCTGGCACTGATCGCCGCCTGGGGCGTGCGCGCGTGGTTGCGCCGTCGTCGTCGCCGCAAGCTGCCGCCCACTCCCTGA
- a CDS encoding DUF885 domain-containing protein: MRPHLLALALVAALAGCQPADAPTTGSTPAASQQAGDAAVDAAFADLSKRALDTWMQLSPVSATQIGDHRYDSELDDLSAAGQQKTVAAYKALLGELDKIEVAKLGRENQVDAAILRNQLQSEIWNAEVLQSGKWDPQLYNGIAGSAIYGLMAREFAPLPERLKSATARMEKLPAIFAQARENLDPARVPKIHAETVAKQNKGILSIVDTFITPHIGELPQADQQRLQAAIDGLKKAVDEQQTWLDKTLVPNAKGDFRIGAEKYDQKLKFALSSSLSRQEIGERARAELKRVREDMYGIAQTVLKDKPGAPEMPAQPTDEQQQKAIEAALELAYADKPARDKVVDDAKAALEQSTAFVREHDLVTLPDAPVDIILMPEFQRGVAVAYCDSPGPLDKNLKTFYAVSPIPDDWNDKQVDSFLREYNSRMIHLLSIHEGTPGHYLEGWHSAKFPSTLRAVLRSGLFAEGWAVYTERMMQEQGYLNNDPLFHLVQLKFYLRTISNAILDQGVHVDNWDREKAMHLMTHDAFQQESEAAGKWVRAQLTSAQLPTYFVGAQEHFDTRKAVQEKLGDKFSLKAYHDQVLSYGAPPVRFARQLMLDQPIE; encoded by the coding sequence ATGCGCCCGCATCTCCTTGCCCTCGCCCTGGTCGCCGCCCTGGCCGGTTGCCAGCCGGCCGACGCCCCGACCACCGGTTCCACCCCGGCCGCCAGCCAGCAGGCCGGTGACGCCGCCGTCGATGCCGCCTTCGCCGATCTGTCCAAGCGCGCCCTGGACACATGGATGCAGCTGTCGCCGGTCAGCGCCACCCAGATCGGCGACCACCGCTACGACAGCGAGCTGGACGACCTGAGCGCCGCCGGCCAGCAGAAGACCGTGGCCGCCTACAAGGCGCTGCTGGGCGAGCTGGACAAGATCGAGGTGGCCAAGCTGGGCCGCGAGAACCAGGTGGACGCGGCGATCCTGCGCAACCAGCTGCAGTCGGAAATCTGGAACGCCGAAGTACTGCAGTCCGGCAAGTGGGACCCGCAGCTGTACAACGGCATTGCCGGCAGCGCGATCTATGGCCTGATGGCTCGCGAATTCGCGCCACTGCCGGAACGCCTGAAGTCGGCTACCGCACGCATGGAAAAGCTGCCGGCGATCTTCGCCCAGGCCCGCGAGAACCTGGACCCGGCCCGCGTGCCGAAGATCCATGCCGAGACGGTGGCCAAGCAGAACAAGGGCATCCTCAGCATCGTCGATACCTTCATCACCCCGCACATCGGTGAACTGCCGCAGGCCGACCAGCAGCGCCTGCAGGCCGCCATCGACGGCCTGAAGAAGGCGGTGGACGAGCAGCAGACCTGGCTGGACAAGACCCTGGTGCCGAACGCCAAGGGCGACTTCCGCATCGGTGCGGAAAAGTACGACCAGAAGCTGAAGTTCGCGCTGAGTTCGTCGCTGTCGCGCCAGGAGATCGGTGAGCGTGCGCGCGCCGAACTCAAGCGCGTGCGCGAAGACATGTATGGCATCGCGCAGACCGTGCTGAAAGACAAGCCGGGCGCGCCGGAGATGCCGGCCCAGCCGACCGACGAGCAGCAGCAGAAGGCGATCGAAGCCGCGCTGGAGCTGGCCTACGCCGACAAGCCGGCACGCGACAAGGTGGTCGACGATGCCAAGGCCGCGCTGGAGCAGTCCACCGCGTTCGTGCGCGAGCACGACCTGGTGACCCTGCCCGACGCGCCGGTGGACATCATCCTGATGCCGGAATTCCAGCGTGGCGTAGCCGTTGCCTACTGCGATTCGCCGGGCCCGCTGGACAAGAACCTGAAGACCTTCTACGCCGTGTCGCCGATTCCGGACGACTGGAACGACAAGCAGGTCGACTCGTTCCTGCGTGAGTACAACTCGCGCATGATCCACCTGCTGAGCATCCACGAAGGCACCCCGGGCCACTACCTGGAGGGCTGGCACTCGGCCAAGTTCCCCTCCACCCTGCGTGCGGTGCTGCGTTCGGGCCTGTTCGCCGAAGGCTGGGCGGTCTACACCGAGCGCATGATGCAGGAGCAGGGTTACCTCAACAACGACCCGCTGTTCCACCTGGTGCAGCTGAAGTTCTACCTGCGCACGATCTCCAACGCGATCCTCGACCAGGGCGTGCACGTGGACAACTGGGATCGCGAAAAGGCGATGCACCTGATGACCCACGACGCGTTCCAGCAGGAAAGCGAGGCGGCCGGCAAGTGGGTGCGTGCACAGCTGACCTCGGCGCAGCTGCCGACCTACTTCGTCGGTGCGCAGGAACACTTCGATACGCGCAAGGCGGTGCAGGAAAAGCTGGGCGACAAGTTCAGCCTGAAGGCGTACCACGACCAGGTGCTGTCCTACGGCGCACCGCCGGTGCGCTTCGCCCGCCAGCTGATGCTGGACCAGCCGATCGAGTGA
- the agp gene encoding bifunctional glucose-1-phosphatase/inositol phosphatase yields MIALLLALSLATPAATAATAPVEGDQLEQVVLLSRHNLRAPVVDSGALANATPETWPRWDVAAGELTTKGGVLEVYMGRYMGQWLRQAQLLPVSDCPRPADFHAHANSLQRTQATAQFFVAGAFPGCHVVIEQRMPLGTMDPLFNPVIHRDDAAFRERAQSAMQQALVRSQLAPALSVVEAITRYPQSAACEGHGDCRLTLAGTRFSADAGKEPRVFGSLALASGLVDALLMEHYQGSGIPREGWGRLNTEAQWQALAQIRNGYQDILFGPPEVARDVAGPLLERLGALFEDPASPKVNLLVGHDSNIGSVLAALGISDYTLPGQYEKTPIGGLLQFERWRDRHSGAERIRLAYVYPTSAQLRDAQPLTEAQPPGRVALRVPGCAAQGCTVAEFQRLLHPAAR; encoded by the coding sequence GTGATTGCCCTGCTGCTGGCACTCAGCCTGGCAACTCCGGCCGCAACTGCGGCGACAGCGCCGGTGGAAGGCGACCAGCTCGAGCAGGTCGTCCTGCTCAGCCGCCACAACCTGCGCGCGCCGGTGGTGGACTCCGGCGCTCTTGCCAACGCGACACCGGAAACCTGGCCGCGCTGGGACGTCGCTGCGGGTGAGCTGACCACCAAGGGCGGCGTGCTGGAGGTCTACATGGGCCGCTACATGGGCCAGTGGCTGCGGCAGGCACAGCTGTTGCCGGTGTCGGATTGCCCGCGGCCCGCCGACTTCCACGCCCATGCCAACAGCCTGCAGCGCACCCAGGCCACCGCGCAGTTCTTCGTGGCCGGTGCCTTCCCGGGCTGCCATGTTGTGATTGAACAGCGCATGCCGCTGGGCACCATGGACCCGCTGTTCAACCCGGTGATCCACCGCGATGACGCGGCCTTCCGCGAACGCGCGCAGTCGGCGATGCAGCAGGCGTTGGTACGTTCGCAGCTGGCACCGGCCCTGTCCGTGGTGGAGGCGATCACCCGCTATCCGCAGTCGGCGGCGTGCGAGGGCCATGGTGACTGCCGTCTGACCCTGGCCGGCACCCGCTTCAGCGCAGACGCGGGCAAAGAGCCGCGCGTCTTTGGATCCCTGGCCCTGGCCAGCGGGCTGGTCGATGCCCTGCTGATGGAGCACTACCAGGGAAGTGGCATTCCGCGCGAAGGCTGGGGCCGGTTGAACACGGAGGCGCAATGGCAGGCGCTGGCGCAGATCCGCAACGGCTACCAGGACATCCTGTTCGGACCACCCGAGGTGGCACGGGATGTGGCCGGGCCGCTGCTGGAACGATTGGGCGCGTTGTTTGAAGATCCGGCCTCGCCGAAGGTGAACCTGCTGGTTGGCCATGACTCCAACATCGGGTCCGTGCTCGCCGCGCTGGGAATCAGCGACTACACGCTGCCAGGCCAGTACGAGAAGACACCGATCGGTGGCCTGCTGCAGTTCGAGCGCTGGCGTGACCGCCACAGCGGGGCGGAGCGTATCCGCCTGGCCTACGTCTACCCGACCAGCGCGCAGCTGCGTGATGCGCAGCCGCTGACCGAGGCGCAGCCGCCGGGCCGCGTCGCGCTACGTGTGCCGGGGTGCGCGGCACAGGGCTGCACCGTCGCAGAATTCCAGCGTCTGCTGCATCCGGCAGCCCGCTGA
- a CDS encoding PadR family transcriptional regulator — protein MVEDDVHLKKFQKELSAGTVSLALLAVLARAGQPLYGYLIAKELERVGEGVLSGKQSALYPVLRNLEGAGLLESHVEPSSSGPPRRYYRINERGREVLAQWRQAWQATRDSVDSVLEGVPQ, from the coding sequence ATGGTCGAAGACGATGTCCACCTGAAGAAGTTCCAGAAGGAGCTGAGCGCTGGAACCGTGTCGCTGGCCCTGCTGGCGGTGCTCGCCCGGGCCGGGCAGCCGCTGTACGGCTACCTCATTGCCAAGGAGTTGGAGCGGGTGGGCGAGGGCGTGCTGAGCGGCAAGCAGAGCGCGCTGTACCCGGTGCTGCGCAACCTGGAAGGGGCCGGCCTGCTGGAAAGTCATGTCGAGCCGTCCAGCAGCGGGCCGCCGCGGCGCTACTACCGCATCAATGAACGTGGCCGCGAGGTGCTGGCGCAATGGCGCCAGGCCTGGCAGGCCACCCGCGATTCCGTCGATTCCGTGTTGGAGGGGGTACCGCAATGA
- a CDS encoding polysaccharide lyase: MSLPLLRLGLLSAALTAGVVHAACPSPPIGHPDIRALGYYTDKAGSVIDPALHQQNHDATAPLDRYAADVARMSDDYLRDGSPAAAQCTLAWLGAWAKDGAMLGQMIRVNNDQSFYMRQWMLDAVAMAYLKVHDQADPQQRARIDPWLQQLARANLAYWDNPKRRRNNHYYWGGLGVLATGLATDDEALWRAGHAAFQKGIDDIQDDGSLPLEMARGQRALHYHDYALAPLVMMAELARLRGQDWYASRDHAIDRLARRVIEGSKDPAWFNEQTGVAQLPLQASGWVEFYRLRSPDGGLFDAAHARGPFHSPRLGGDLTLMATHGIVRAPLR; the protein is encoded by the coding sequence ATGTCGCTCCCGTTGCTTCGTCTCGGCCTGCTCTCTGCTGCCCTGACGGCCGGCGTCGTCCACGCCGCCTGCCCTTCCCCACCGATCGGACACCCCGACATCCGCGCCCTGGGCTACTACACCGACAAGGCCGGTTCGGTGATCGACCCGGCACTGCACCAGCAGAATCACGATGCCACCGCGCCGTTGGACCGTTATGCCGCGGACGTGGCGCGCATGAGCGACGACTATCTGCGCGACGGTAGCCCTGCCGCCGCGCAGTGCACGCTCGCCTGGCTGGGCGCATGGGCGAAGGACGGCGCGATGCTCGGGCAGATGATCCGGGTCAACAACGATCAGTCGTTCTACATGCGGCAGTGGATGCTCGATGCGGTGGCCATGGCCTACCTGAAGGTGCATGACCAGGCCGACCCGCAGCAGCGCGCGCGCATCGATCCGTGGCTGCAACAGCTGGCGCGTGCCAACCTGGCGTACTGGGACAATCCGAAACGGCGCCGCAACAACCACTACTACTGGGGCGGCCTGGGCGTGCTGGCCACCGGTCTGGCCACCGATGACGAGGCCCTGTGGCGGGCCGGCCACGCTGCCTTCCAGAAGGGCATCGATGACATCCAGGACGATGGCAGCCTGCCGCTGGAAATGGCGCGCGGGCAACGCGCCCTGCACTACCACGACTACGCGCTGGCGCCACTGGTGATGATGGCCGAACTGGCGCGGCTGCGCGGCCAGGACTGGTACGCCAGCCGGGATCACGCCATCGACCGCCTTGCCCGCCGCGTCATCGAAGGCAGCAAGGACCCTGCATGGTTCAACGAACAGACCGGCGTTGCACAGCTGCCGCTGCAGGCCAGCGGCTGGGTCGAGTTCTATCGTCTGCGATCACCGGATGGCGGCCTGTTCGATGCGGCGCATGCACGCGGGCCGTTCCACTCGCCGCGGCTGGGGGGCGATCTTACCCTGATGGCCACGCACGGCATCGTGCGCGCGCCGCTGCGTTAG
- the smrA gene encoding multidrug efflux ABC transporter SmrA — translation MFRWFESLIPVFPPVDGRMPPRKVLPFYLHYLRPVWPVLLATLIAGLLLALVEVAMFDYLGRIVDMVAEQPGADFFTRHANELGWMLFITVIARPILVGLHNLLVNQAIVPGLSNRSRWLMHNYVVRQSLSFFQNDFAGSVANRVMQTGTSLRESAVQMVDSLWYIVVYTGTALYLFAQADWRLMVPLILWLLAYAVILFYFVPRAKERAWIASEARSKAMGRIVDGYTNIPTLKLFAHGGREQAYVAESIQELAVKHRAQTRITTGMDLTIAIVNGFLIAGTCGLALWLWNGGHITVGAITLATGLVIRIHNMSGWIMWTINGIFEDIGTVQDGITTIAQPLTVQDREDAVPLQVTRGGVHFQDIHFHYGKKGGVIAGLDLVVKPGEKIGLVGPSGAGKSTLVNVLLRLYDLESGRILIDDQDIAHVTQESLRQQIGVVTQDTSLLHRSIRDNLLYGRPDATEEQLRAAVAKARAEAFIDTLVDGQGRRGYDAHVGERGVKLSGGQRQRIAIARVLLKDAPILVLDEATSALDSEVEAAIQDSLDELMGGKTVIAIAHRLSTIARMDRLVVMDQGRIVETGTHAELIAAGGLYARLWARQTGGFVAADQ, via the coding sequence ATGTTCCGTTGGTTTGAATCCCTGATTCCGGTATTCCCGCCCGTGGATGGGCGGATGCCACCGCGCAAGGTGCTGCCGTTCTACCTGCACTACCTGCGCCCGGTGTGGCCGGTGCTGCTGGCCACGCTCATCGCCGGCCTGCTGCTGGCGCTGGTGGAAGTGGCCATGTTCGATTACCTGGGCCGCATCGTCGACATGGTCGCCGAGCAGCCGGGTGCCGATTTCTTCACGCGCCACGCCAACGAACTGGGCTGGATGCTGTTCATCACGGTCATCGCACGGCCGATCCTGGTCGGCCTGCACAACCTGCTGGTCAACCAGGCCATCGTGCCGGGCCTGAGCAACCGTTCGCGCTGGTTGATGCACAACTACGTGGTGCGGCAGAGCCTGAGCTTCTTCCAGAATGACTTTGCCGGCAGCGTCGCCAACCGGGTGATGCAGACCGGCACCTCGCTGCGCGAGTCGGCGGTGCAGATGGTCGATTCGCTCTGGTACATCGTGGTCTACACCGGCACCGCGCTGTACCTGTTCGCGCAGGCCGACTGGCGGCTGATGGTGCCGTTGATCCTGTGGCTGCTGGCCTACGCGGTCATCCTGTTCTACTTCGTGCCGCGCGCGAAGGAACGGGCCTGGATCGCCTCCGAGGCGCGTTCCAAGGCGATGGGCCGCATCGTCGATGGCTACACCAACATCCCCACGCTGAAGCTGTTCGCCCATGGCGGGCGCGAGCAGGCCTACGTGGCCGAGTCGATCCAGGAACTGGCGGTCAAGCACCGCGCGCAGACCCGCATCACCACCGGCATGGACCTGACCATCGCCATCGTCAACGGCTTCCTGATTGCCGGTACCTGCGGGCTGGCGCTGTGGCTGTGGAACGGCGGCCACATCACGGTCGGCGCGATCACCCTGGCCACCGGCCTGGTGATCCGCATCCACAACATGTCCGGCTGGATCATGTGGACCATCAACGGCATCTTCGAGGACATCGGCACGGTGCAGGATGGCATCACCACCATCGCCCAGCCGCTGACCGTGCAGGACCGCGAGGATGCGGTGCCGCTGCAGGTGACCCGTGGCGGCGTGCATTTCCAGGACATCCACTTCCACTATGGCAAGAAGGGCGGCGTGATCGCCGGCCTGGACCTGGTGGTGAAGCCGGGCGAGAAGATCGGCCTGGTCGGCCCGTCCGGCGCCGGCAAATCGACCCTGGTCAACGTGCTGCTGCGCCTGTACGACCTGGAAAGCGGCCGCATCCTGATCGACGACCAGGACATCGCCCATGTCACCCAGGAAAGCCTGCGCCAGCAGATCGGCGTGGTCACCCAGGACACCTCGCTGCTGCATCGTTCGATCCGCGACAACCTGCTGTACGGACGCCCGGATGCGACCGAGGAACAGCTGCGTGCTGCCGTGGCCAAGGCACGTGCCGAGGCCTTCATCGATACGCTGGTGGACGGGCAGGGCCGTCGTGGCTATGACGCGCATGTCGGCGAGCGTGGCGTGAAGCTGTCCGGTGGCCAGCGCCAGCGCATCGCCATTGCCCGCGTGCTGCTGAAGGACGCACCGATCCTGGTGCTGGACGAGGCGACCTCGGCGCTGGATTCGGAAGTGGAAGCGGCGATCCAGGACAGCCTGGACGAGCTGATGGGCGGCAAGACGGTGATCGCGATCGCGCACCGGCTGTCGACCATCGCGCGCATGGACCGGCTGGTGGTGATGGACCAGGGCCGCATCGTCGAGACCGGTACCCATGCCGAACTGATTGCGGCCGGCGGCCTGTATGCGCGGTTGTGGGCGCGGCAGACCGGTGGTTTCGTGGCGGCCGATCAGTGA